Proteins encoded by one window of Anguilla rostrata isolate EN2019 chromosome 9, ASM1855537v3, whole genome shotgun sequence:
- the spns2 gene encoding sphingosine-1-phosphate transporter SPNS2 isoform X3: MVAAPIFGYLGDRFNRKIILSCGIFFWSAVTLFSSFITKEYYWLFVLSRVLVGIGESSYSSISPTIIGDLFTNNTRTMMLSVFYFAIPLGSGLGYILGSSAKDAAGDWHWALRVSPVLGMTAGTLILFFVPDPKRGSVDQQGGQLRIRTPWICDMKALAKNRSYVFSSLASSAVSFATGAFGMWIPIYLYRAQVVQKTVVPCTNEPCSSRDSLIFGAITCVTGLLGVLIGAATTRLCRLKTERADPLVCAVSMLGSAIFICLIFVVAKKSIVGAYFCIFIGETLLFLNWAITADILMHVVVPTRRATAVAFQSFTSHLLGDAGSPYLIGLISDALQKTYAKSVLWQFLSLGYALMVCPFVIVLGGMFFLATALFFLDDREKAEKQLSQLAKSPSSVKV; the protein is encoded by the exons ATGGTGGCAGCGCCCATCTTCGGTTACCTTGGCGACCGTTTCAACAGGAAGATCATACTGAGCTGCGGTATATTCTTCTGGTCAGCCGTCACTCTCTTCAGCTCCTTCATCACCAAAGAG TATTACTGGCTGTTTGTCCTGTCGAGGGTTCTGGTCGGCATCGGGGAGTCGAGCtactcctccatctctcccacCATCATCGGCGACCTATTCACCAACAACACACGGACCATGATGCTCTCTGTCTTCTACTTTGCCATTCCCCTGGGCAG TGGTCTGGGCTACATCTTGGGCTCCAGTGCGAAAGACGCGGCAGGAGACTGGCACTGGGCCCTGAGG GTGTCCCCAGTTTTGGGGATGACGGCCGGGACCTTGATCCTGTTCTTCGTACCCGACCCCAAACGGGGGAGCGTGGACCAGCAGGGAGGGCAGCTGAGGATTCGCACGCCTTGGATCTGTGACATGAAAGCACTGGCCAAAAA CCGTAGTTACGTGTTCTCCTCGCTGGCCTCGTCCGCGGTCTCCTTCGCCACCGGTGCTTTCGGCATGTGGATCCCGATCTACCTGTACAGGGCACAGGTAGTGCAGAAGACCGTGGTGCCCTGTACCAATGagccctgcagcagcagggacAG TTTGATTTTCGGGGCTATCACCTGCGTGACGGGGCTCCTGGGAGTGCTGATTGGCGCGGCGACCACGCGCCTGTGCCGGCTGAAGACCGAGAGGGCGGACCCCCTGGTGTGCGCCGTCAGCATGCTGGGCTCGGCCATCTTCATCTGCCTCATCTTCGTCGTGGCCAAGAAGAGCATCGTGGGGGCATAT TTCTGCATTTTCATAGGAGAGACGCTGCTCTTTTTAAACTGGGCCATTACTGCAGACATTTTAATG CACGTCGTCGTCCCAACAAGAAGAGCCACGGCCGTCGCCTTCCAGAGCTTCACCTCGCACTTGTTGGGGGATGCTGGGAGCCCTTACCTGATTGGTCTG ATCTCGGACGCCCTGCAGAAGACCTACGCCAAGTCGGTCCTGTGGCAGTTCCTGAGCCTGGGCTACGCCCTCATGGTGTGCCCCTTCGTGATCGTCCTGGGGGGGATGTTCTTCCTGGCCACCGCCCTCTTCTTCCTGGACGACcgagagaaagcagagaaaca GTTGAGTCAGCTGGCCAAGTCACCATCCTCTGTCAAGGTATGA